A region from the Brassica napus cultivar Da-Ae chromosome C8, Da-Ae, whole genome shotgun sequence genome encodes:
- the LOC106413741 gene encoding glutathione S-transferase F4, translating into MRYTSHLLMNWTKKVYRLVPNWKRETEVKNLGYKVHGNPFSTSTRRVLAVLLEKGLSYESITVDLKSGEHKTESFLSLNPFGQIPVFVDGNIKLHESRAITQYIAYVHSTRGTQLLYLQSHETMAILTVWMEIEAHQFDPFASKLTWEQAIKPIYGLETDQVVVRENEANLEKVLDIYEKRLGKYRFLVCNTFTLADLHHLPNIQYLLGTPTKRLFEDRPKVLKWVGEITGREAWKMACDHEKYWFGKQTK; encoded by the exons ATGAGATATACAAGTCATCTATTGATGAACTGGACTAAGAAGGTGTACAGGCTTGTGCCAAATTGGAAGCGTGAAACAGAAGTAAAAAATCTAG GTTACAAGGTTCATGGCAATCCTTTCTCCACCAGCACAAGGCGTGTTCTCGCTGTTCTCCTTGAGAAAGGGCTCTCTTACGAGTCCATTACTGTCGATTTAAAATCCGGTGAACACAAGACGGAGTCTTTCCTCTCTCTCAAC CCTTTTGGTCAAATCCCAGTTTTTGTAGATGGAAACATTAAGCTGCATG AGTCTCGAGCCATAACACAATACATTGCATATGTTCATAGCACAAGAGGCACACAACTTTTGTATCTTCAAAGCCACGAGACAATGGCAATACTAACAGTGTGGATGGAAATCGAAGCTCACCAGTTCGATCCATTTGCATCAAAACTCACTTGGGAGCAAGCCATTAAGCCTATCTACGGTCTAGAGACTGACCAAGTGGTCGTCAGAGAAAACGAGGCGAATCTAGAGAAGGTTCTAGATATCTACGAGAAACGACTCGGAAAATATAGATTCTTGGTTTGTAATACCTTTACTTTGGCTGATCTTCATCATTTGCCAAATATTCAATACCTTTTGGGAACTCCAACAAAGAGATTGTTCGAAGATCGACCTAAAGTGCTTAAGTGGGTGGGCGAGATTACGGGTAGAGAGGCTTGGAAGATGGCTTGTGATCATGAAAAGTATTGGTTTGGTAAGCAAacgaaataa
- the LOC106414103 gene encoding wee1-like protein kinase isoform X2 has product MFEKKGRTLLAKRKKSLGAIDTRRTKKSREMEGHSLLRFGQLTKLSFDNRPPSNAAESSSELRNELGSVDGDGDCGEKGFILSQDFFCTPDYITPDNQNLMSALDSSKDQSPCPRSPVKLNTVKSKRCRQDSFASKTSNYTWSSKHRVDEQEHGDIDTDEVMVDKIQANQTERTGYVTQTAVALRSRVMPPPCLKNPYVMNDSETATDPFGYQRSKCASIGGSGLSRYLTDFHEIQQIGAGNFSRVFKVLKRIDGCLYAVKYSTRKLILDSERRKAMMEVQALAALGFHENVVGYYNSWFENEQLYIQLELCDHSLSKKSSLKISEREILVIMHQIAKALHFVHEKGIAHLDVKPDNIYIKNGVCKLGDFGCATRLDKSLPVEEGDARYMPQEILNENYEQLDKVDIFSLGVTVYELIRGSPLTESRNQSLNIKEGKLPLLPGHSLQLQQLLKTMMDRDPTRRPSAREVMEHPMFDRIQG; this is encoded by the exons ATGTTCGAGAAGAAAGGACGAACACTGTTGGCGAAGAGGAAGAAATCCCTAGGCGCGATCGATACGAGGAGAACGAAGAAGAGTCGTGAGATGGAGGGACACTCTCTCCTTCGATTCGGTCAATTGACGAAGCTTTCGTTCGATAATCGTCCCCCGTCGAACGCCGCGGAGTCCTCGTCGGAGCTCCGGAATGAGCTGGGTTCCGTTGATGGAGACGGCGATTGCGGAGAGAAGGGATTCATTCTCAGCCAAGACTTCTtctg CACACCTGACTATATAACACCGGACAATCAGAACTTGATGAGCGCTTTAGACAGCAGCAAG GATCAATCTCCTTGTCCTAGGTCCCCTGTTAAACTTAATACAGTTAAAAGCAAAAGATGCCGCCAAG ACAGTTTCGcatcaaaaacttcaaattATACTTGGTCTTCAAAACATAGAGTAGATGAACAAGAGCATGGTGATATTGATACAGATGAGGTCATGGTGGATAAGATCCAAGCCAATCAAACGGAGAGGACTGGATACGTTACACAGACTGCAGTTGCTCTTCGGTCTCGGGTTATGCCACCTCCTTGCCTCAAGAATCCATATGTGATGAATGACTCCGAGACAGCTACTGACCCTTTCGGATATCAGAGGTCTAAATGTGCTA GCATAGGTGGGAGTGGCTTGTCAAGATATCTCACAGACTTTCATGAAATTCAG CAAATAGGCGCTGGGAATTTCAGCCGTGTATTTAAAGTTTTGAAGAGAATTGATGGTTGCTTGTATGCTGTTAAATACAGCACAAGGAAGTTGATTTTAGATTCAGAGAG GCGTAAAGCTATGATGGAAGTTCAAGCTCTTGCTGCTCTAG gATTCCATGAAAACGTTGTAGGATACTACAACTCGTGGTTTGAAAACGAGCAGTTATACATTCAACTGGAACTATGCGACCACAGCTTGTCCAAGAAATCTTCGCTTAAGATCTCagagagagagattttggtGATTATGCATCAG ATAGCTAAGGCGTTACATTTTGTGCATGAGAAAGGAATAGCTCATTTAGATGTAAAGCCCGACAACATATACATCAAGAACGGTGTCTGCAAGCTCGGCGACTTCGGTTGTGCAACGCGGTTGGACAAAAGCTTGCCAGTAGAGGAAGGGGATGCACGTTACATGCCTCAAGAAATACTAAACGAAAACTACGAGCAACTTGATAAAGTGGATATCTTCTCTTTAGGTGTCACGGTCTACGAGCTGATTAGAGGATCACCTCTTACAGAATCAAGAAACCAATCCCTCAATATCAAAGAAGGCAAACTCCCTCTCCTTCCTGGCCATTCGTTACAGTTACAGCAACTGTTAAAG ACAATGATGGATCGTGATCCAACGCGTCGTCCTTCTGCTAGAGAAGTAATGGAGCATCCCATGTTCGATAGGATTCAAGGTTGA
- the LOC106414103 gene encoding wee1-like protein kinase isoform X1: protein MFEKKGRTLLAKRKKSLGAIDTRRTKKSREMEGHSLLRFGQLTKLSFDNRPPSNAAESSSELRNELGSVDGDGDCGEKGFILSQDFFCTPDYITPDNQNLMSALDSSKDQSPCPRSPVKLNTVKSKRCRQDSFASKTSNYTWSSKHRVDEQEHGDIDTDEVMVDKIQANQTERTGYVTQTAVALRSRVMPPPCLKNPYVMNDSETATDPFGYQRSKCASFLPAGIGGSGLSRYLTDFHEIQQIGAGNFSRVFKVLKRIDGCLYAVKYSTRKLILDSERRKAMMEVQALAALGFHENVVGYYNSWFENEQLYIQLELCDHSLSKKSSLKISEREILVIMHQIAKALHFVHEKGIAHLDVKPDNIYIKNGVCKLGDFGCATRLDKSLPVEEGDARYMPQEILNENYEQLDKVDIFSLGVTVYELIRGSPLTESRNQSLNIKEGKLPLLPGHSLQLQQLLKTMMDRDPTRRPSAREVMEHPMFDRIQG from the exons ATGTTCGAGAAGAAAGGACGAACACTGTTGGCGAAGAGGAAGAAATCCCTAGGCGCGATCGATACGAGGAGAACGAAGAAGAGTCGTGAGATGGAGGGACACTCTCTCCTTCGATTCGGTCAATTGACGAAGCTTTCGTTCGATAATCGTCCCCCGTCGAACGCCGCGGAGTCCTCGTCGGAGCTCCGGAATGAGCTGGGTTCCGTTGATGGAGACGGCGATTGCGGAGAGAAGGGATTCATTCTCAGCCAAGACTTCTtctg CACACCTGACTATATAACACCGGACAATCAGAACTTGATGAGCGCTTTAGACAGCAGCAAG GATCAATCTCCTTGTCCTAGGTCCCCTGTTAAACTTAATACAGTTAAAAGCAAAAGATGCCGCCAAG ACAGTTTCGcatcaaaaacttcaaattATACTTGGTCTTCAAAACATAGAGTAGATGAACAAGAGCATGGTGATATTGATACAGATGAGGTCATGGTGGATAAGATCCAAGCCAATCAAACGGAGAGGACTGGATACGTTACACAGACTGCAGTTGCTCTTCGGTCTCGGGTTATGCCACCTCCTTGCCTCAAGAATCCATATGTGATGAATGACTCCGAGACAGCTACTGACCCTTTCGGATATCAGAGGTCTAAATGTGCTA GTTTTCTCCCTGCAGGCATAGGTGGGAGTGGCTTGTCAAGATATCTCACAGACTTTCATGAAATTCAG CAAATAGGCGCTGGGAATTTCAGCCGTGTATTTAAAGTTTTGAAGAGAATTGATGGTTGCTTGTATGCTGTTAAATACAGCACAAGGAAGTTGATTTTAGATTCAGAGAG GCGTAAAGCTATGATGGAAGTTCAAGCTCTTGCTGCTCTAG gATTCCATGAAAACGTTGTAGGATACTACAACTCGTGGTTTGAAAACGAGCAGTTATACATTCAACTGGAACTATGCGACCACAGCTTGTCCAAGAAATCTTCGCTTAAGATCTCagagagagagattttggtGATTATGCATCAG ATAGCTAAGGCGTTACATTTTGTGCATGAGAAAGGAATAGCTCATTTAGATGTAAAGCCCGACAACATATACATCAAGAACGGTGTCTGCAAGCTCGGCGACTTCGGTTGTGCAACGCGGTTGGACAAAAGCTTGCCAGTAGAGGAAGGGGATGCACGTTACATGCCTCAAGAAATACTAAACGAAAACTACGAGCAACTTGATAAAGTGGATATCTTCTCTTTAGGTGTCACGGTCTACGAGCTGATTAGAGGATCACCTCTTACAGAATCAAGAAACCAATCCCTCAATATCAAAGAAGGCAAACTCCCTCTCCTTCCTGGCCATTCGTTACAGTTACAGCAACTGTTAAAG ACAATGATGGATCGTGATCCAACGCGTCGTCCTTCTGCTAGAGAAGTAATGGAGCATCCCATGTTCGATAGGATTCAAGGTTGA